Proteins from a single region of Macrotis lagotis isolate mMagLag1 chromosome 2, bilby.v1.9.chrom.fasta, whole genome shotgun sequence:
- the PMCH gene encoding pro-MCH, with translation MGFSSYMLILTLSFFSQAFLLSASKSMRTVEDDMLLNPFGLGKALQKEDTAEKSGAVPSLEHYKSEEGGLINEEEGRNPKNIGSKHSFLNRGLPLNLALKQLPYLALKGSLTFPTDNGVQNIESTQERREIGDEENSVKFPIGRRDFDMLRCMLGRVYRPCWQI, from the exons ATGGGTTTCTCATCCTACATGCTCATACtaactttgtctttcttttcccaaGCATTTTTACTTTCAGCATCAAAATCCATGAGAACCGTTGAGGACGACATGCTCCTAAATCCATTCGGGCTGGGCAAAGCCCTTCAGAAGGAAGATACAGCAGAGAAATCTGGGGCTGTGCCTTCTCTTGAACATTATAAATCTGAGGAAGGTGGCTTGATCAACGAGGAGGAGGGCAGAAATCCAAAG AACATAGGCTCAAAACATAGTTTCTTAAACCGTGGTCTGCCGTTGAACCTAGCTCTTAAGCAGCTCCCTTATCTGGCACTGAAGGGATCACTGACTTTTCCAACTGACAATGGAGTTCAGAATATTGAATCAACacaggaaaggagagagattggGGATGAAGAAAACTCAGTTAAATTTCCAATAGGAAGGAGAGATTTTGACA tGCTCAGGTGTATGCTGGGGAGAGTCTATCGACCCTGTTGGCAAATCTGA